A stretch of the Macaca mulatta isolate MMU2019108-1 chromosome 16, T2T-MMU8v2.0, whole genome shotgun sequence genome encodes the following:
- the MAPK7 gene encoding mitogen-activated protein kinase 7 isoform X1, with the protein MTHSQSSWDRENDTMAEPLKEEDGEDGSAEPPGPVKAEPAHTAASVAAKNLALLKARSFDVTFDVGDEYEIIETIGNGAYGVVSSARRRLTGQQVAIKKIPNAFDVVTNAKRTLRELKILKHFKHDNIIAIKDILRPTVPYGEFKSVPYGVPGYVVLDLMESDLHQIIHSSQPLTLEHVRYFLYQLLRGLKYMHSAQVIHRDLKPSNLLVNENCELKIGDFGMARGLCTSPAEHQYFMTEYVATRWYRAPELMLSLHEYTQAIDLWSVGCIFGEMLARRQLFPGKNYVHQLQLIMMVLGTPSPAVIQAVGAERVRAYIQSLPPRQPVPWETVYPGADRQALSLLGRMLRFEPSARISAAAALRHPFLAKYHDPDDEPDCAPPFDFAFDREALTRERIKEAIVAEIEDFHARREGIRQQIRFQPSLQPVASEPGCPDVEMPSPWAPSGDCAMESPPPAPPPCPGPAPDTIDLTLQPPPPASEPAPPKKEGAISDNTKAALKAALLKSLRSRLRDGPSAPLEASEPRKPVTAQERQREREEKRRRRQERAKEREKRRQERERKERGAGASGGPSTDPLAGLVLSDNDRSLLERWTRMARPPAPAPTSVPAPAPVPTPTPAQPASPPPGPVAQPTGPQPQPQPVGSTSGPVPQPACPPPGPAAHPTGPPRPIPVPAPPQIATSTSLLAPQSLVPPPGLPGSNTPGVLPYFPPGLPPTDTGGAPQSSMSESPDVNLVTQQLSKSQVEDPLPPVFSGTPKGSGAGYGVGFDLEEFLNQSFDMGVADGPQDGQSDSASLSASLLADWLEGHGMNPADIESLQREIQMDSPMLLADLPDLQDP; encoded by the exons ATGACACATTCCCAGAGCTCCTGGGACCGAGAAAATG ACACCATGGCCGAGCCCCTGAAGGAGGAAGACGGCGAGGACGGCTCTGCGGAACCCCCCGGGCCCGTGAAGGCCGAACCCGCCCACACCGCTGCCTCTGTAGCGGCCAAGAACCTGGCCCTGCTTAAAGCCCGCTCCTTCGATGTGACCTTTGACGTGGGCGACGAGTACGAGATCATCGAGACCATAGGCAACGGGGCCTACGGAGTGGTGTCCTCCGCCCGCCGCCGCCTCACCG GCCAGCAGGTGGCCATCAAGAAGATCCCTAATGCTTTTGATGTGGTGACCAATGCCAAGCGAACCCTCAGGGAGCTGAAGATCCTCAAGCACTTTAAGCACGACAACATCATCGCCATCAAGGACATCCTGAGGCCCACTGTGCCCTATGGCGAATTCAAATCTGT CCCCTACGGGGTCCCAGG CTACGTGGTCCTGGACCTGATGGAAAGTGACCTGCACCAGATCATCCACTCCTCACAGCCCCTCACACTGGAACACGTGCGCTACTTCCTGTACCAACTGCTGCGGGGCCTGAAGTACATGCACTCGGCTCAGGTCATCCACCGTGACCTCAAGCCCTCCAACCTATTGGTGAATGAGAACTGTGAGCTCAAGATTGGTGACTTTGGTATGGCTCGTGGCCTGTGCACCTCGCCCGCTGAACATCAGTACTTCATGACCGAGTATGTGGCCACGCGCTGGTACCGTGCCCCTGAGCTCATGCTCTCTTTGCATGAGTATACACAGGCTATTGACCTTTGGTCTGTGGGCTGCATCTTTGGTGAGATGCTGGCCCGGCGCCAGCTCTTCCCGGGCAAAAACTATGTACACCAGCTACAGCTCATCATGATGGTGCTGGGTACCCCATCACCAGCCGTAATTCAGGCTGTGGGGGCTGAGAGGGTGCGGGCCTATATCCAGAgcttgccaccacgccagccTGTGCCCTGGGAGACAGTGTACCCAGGTGCCGACCGTCAGGCCCTATCACTCCTGGGTCGCATGCTGCGTTTTGAGCCCAGCGCCCGCATCTCAGCAGCTGCTGCCCTTCGCCACCCTTTCCTGGCCAAGTACCATGATCCTGATGATGAGCCTGACTGTGCCCCGCCCTTTGACTTTGCCTTTGATCGTGAAGCCCTCACTCGGGAGCGCATTAAGGAGGCCATCGTGGCTGAGATTGAGGACTTCCATGCAAGGCGCGAGGGCATCCGCCAGCAGATCCGCTTCCAGCCTTCTCTCCAGCCTGTGGCTAGTGAACCTGGCTGTCCAGATGTTGAAATGCCCAGTCCCTGGGCTCCCAGTGGGGACTGTGCCATGGAGTCTCCCCCACCAGCCCCACCACCGTGCCCTGGCCCTGCACCTGACACCATTGATCTGACCCTGCAGCCACCCCCACCAGCCAGTGAGCCTGCCCCACCGAAGAAAGAGGGTGCCATCTCAGACAACACTAAGGCTGCCCTTAAAGCTGCCCTGCTCAAGTCTTTGAGAAGCCGGCTCAGAG ATGGCCCCAGCGCACCCCTGGAGGCTTCTGAGCCTCGGAAGCCGGTGACAGCCCAGGAGCGCCAGCGGGAGCGGGAGGagaagcggcggcggcggcaagAGCGAGCCAAGGAGCGGGAGAAACGGCGGCAGGAGCGGGAGCGAAAGGAACGGGGGGCCGGGGCCTCTGGGGGCCCCTCCACTGACCCTTTGGCTGGACTAGTGCTCAGCGACAATGACAGAAGCCTTTTGGAACGCTGGACTCGAATGGCCcgacccccagccccagccccgacctctgtgccagcccctgccccagtgCCAACGCCAACCCCAGCCCAACCTGCCAGTCCTCCTCCTGGCCCTGTAGCCCAGCCCACTGGcccacaaccacaaccacaaccTGTGGGCTCCACATCTGGCCCTGTACCCCAGCCTGCCTGCCCACCCCCTGGCCCTGCAGCCCACCCCACCGGCCCTCCTAGGCCCATCCCTGTCCCTGCGCCACCCCAGATTGCCACCTCTACCAGCCTCCTGGCTCCCCAGTCACTTGTGCCACCCCCTGGGTTGCCTGGCTCCAACACCCCAGGAGTTTTGCCTTACTTCCCACCTGGCCTGCCACCTACAGACACCGGGGGAGCCCCTCAGTCTTCCATGTCAGAGTCACCTGATGTCAACCTAGTGACCCAGCAGCTATCTAAGTCACAG GTGGAGGACCCCCTGCCCCCTGTGTTCTCAGGCACACCAAAGGGCAGTGGGGCTGGCTACGGTGTTGGCTTTGACCTGGAGGAATTCTTAAACCAGTCTTTCGACATGGGCGTGGCTGATGGGCCACAGGATGG CCAGTCAGATTCAGCCTCACTCTCAGCCTCCCTGCTTGCTGACTGGCTTGAAGGCCATGGCATGAACCCTGCCGATATTGAGTCCCTGCAGCGTGAGATCCAGATGGACTCCCCAATGCTGCTGGCTGACCTGCCTGACCTCCAGGACCCCTGA
- the MAPK7 gene encoding mitogen-activated protein kinase 7 isoform X2 → MTHSQSSWDRENDTMAEPLKEEDGEDGSAEPPGPVKAEPAHTAASVAAKNLALLKARSFDVTFDVGDEYEIIETIGNGAYGVVSSARRRLTGQQVAIKKIPNAFDVVTNAKRTLRELKILKHFKHDNIIAIKDILRPTVPYGEFKSVYVVLDLMESDLHQIIHSSQPLTLEHVRYFLYQLLRGLKYMHSAQVIHRDLKPSNLLVNENCELKIGDFGMARGLCTSPAEHQYFMTEYVATRWYRAPELMLSLHEYTQAIDLWSVGCIFGEMLARRQLFPGKNYVHQLQLIMMVLGTPSPAVIQAVGAERVRAYIQSLPPRQPVPWETVYPGADRQALSLLGRMLRFEPSARISAAAALRHPFLAKYHDPDDEPDCAPPFDFAFDREALTRERIKEAIVAEIEDFHARREGIRQQIRFQPSLQPVASEPGCPDVEMPSPWAPSGDCAMESPPPAPPPCPGPAPDTIDLTLQPPPPASEPAPPKKEGAISDNTKAALKAALLKSLRSRLRDGPSAPLEASEPRKPVTAQERQREREEKRRRRQERAKEREKRRQERERKERGAGASGGPSTDPLAGLVLSDNDRSLLERWTRMARPPAPAPTSVPAPAPVPTPTPAQPASPPPGPVAQPTGPQPQPQPVGSTSGPVPQPACPPPGPAAHPTGPPRPIPVPAPPQIATSTSLLAPQSLVPPPGLPGSNTPGVLPYFPPGLPPTDTGGAPQSSMSESPDVNLVTQQLSKSQVEDPLPPVFSGTPKGSGAGYGVGFDLEEFLNQSFDMGVADGPQDGQSDSASLSASLLADWLEGHGMNPADIESLQREIQMDSPMLLADLPDLQDP, encoded by the exons ATGACACATTCCCAGAGCTCCTGGGACCGAGAAAATG ACACCATGGCCGAGCCCCTGAAGGAGGAAGACGGCGAGGACGGCTCTGCGGAACCCCCCGGGCCCGTGAAGGCCGAACCCGCCCACACCGCTGCCTCTGTAGCGGCCAAGAACCTGGCCCTGCTTAAAGCCCGCTCCTTCGATGTGACCTTTGACGTGGGCGACGAGTACGAGATCATCGAGACCATAGGCAACGGGGCCTACGGAGTGGTGTCCTCCGCCCGCCGCCGCCTCACCG GCCAGCAGGTGGCCATCAAGAAGATCCCTAATGCTTTTGATGTGGTGACCAATGCCAAGCGAACCCTCAGGGAGCTGAAGATCCTCAAGCACTTTAAGCACGACAACATCATCGCCATCAAGGACATCCTGAGGCCCACTGTGCCCTATGGCGAATTCAAATCTGT CTACGTGGTCCTGGACCTGATGGAAAGTGACCTGCACCAGATCATCCACTCCTCACAGCCCCTCACACTGGAACACGTGCGCTACTTCCTGTACCAACTGCTGCGGGGCCTGAAGTACATGCACTCGGCTCAGGTCATCCACCGTGACCTCAAGCCCTCCAACCTATTGGTGAATGAGAACTGTGAGCTCAAGATTGGTGACTTTGGTATGGCTCGTGGCCTGTGCACCTCGCCCGCTGAACATCAGTACTTCATGACCGAGTATGTGGCCACGCGCTGGTACCGTGCCCCTGAGCTCATGCTCTCTTTGCATGAGTATACACAGGCTATTGACCTTTGGTCTGTGGGCTGCATCTTTGGTGAGATGCTGGCCCGGCGCCAGCTCTTCCCGGGCAAAAACTATGTACACCAGCTACAGCTCATCATGATGGTGCTGGGTACCCCATCACCAGCCGTAATTCAGGCTGTGGGGGCTGAGAGGGTGCGGGCCTATATCCAGAgcttgccaccacgccagccTGTGCCCTGGGAGACAGTGTACCCAGGTGCCGACCGTCAGGCCCTATCACTCCTGGGTCGCATGCTGCGTTTTGAGCCCAGCGCCCGCATCTCAGCAGCTGCTGCCCTTCGCCACCCTTTCCTGGCCAAGTACCATGATCCTGATGATGAGCCTGACTGTGCCCCGCCCTTTGACTTTGCCTTTGATCGTGAAGCCCTCACTCGGGAGCGCATTAAGGAGGCCATCGTGGCTGAGATTGAGGACTTCCATGCAAGGCGCGAGGGCATCCGCCAGCAGATCCGCTTCCAGCCTTCTCTCCAGCCTGTGGCTAGTGAACCTGGCTGTCCAGATGTTGAAATGCCCAGTCCCTGGGCTCCCAGTGGGGACTGTGCCATGGAGTCTCCCCCACCAGCCCCACCACCGTGCCCTGGCCCTGCACCTGACACCATTGATCTGACCCTGCAGCCACCCCCACCAGCCAGTGAGCCTGCCCCACCGAAGAAAGAGGGTGCCATCTCAGACAACACTAAGGCTGCCCTTAAAGCTGCCCTGCTCAAGTCTTTGAGAAGCCGGCTCAGAG ATGGCCCCAGCGCACCCCTGGAGGCTTCTGAGCCTCGGAAGCCGGTGACAGCCCAGGAGCGCCAGCGGGAGCGGGAGGagaagcggcggcggcggcaagAGCGAGCCAAGGAGCGGGAGAAACGGCGGCAGGAGCGGGAGCGAAAGGAACGGGGGGCCGGGGCCTCTGGGGGCCCCTCCACTGACCCTTTGGCTGGACTAGTGCTCAGCGACAATGACAGAAGCCTTTTGGAACGCTGGACTCGAATGGCCcgacccccagccccagccccgacctctgtgccagcccctgccccagtgCCAACGCCAACCCCAGCCCAACCTGCCAGTCCTCCTCCTGGCCCTGTAGCCCAGCCCACTGGcccacaaccacaaccacaaccTGTGGGCTCCACATCTGGCCCTGTACCCCAGCCTGCCTGCCCACCCCCTGGCCCTGCAGCCCACCCCACCGGCCCTCCTAGGCCCATCCCTGTCCCTGCGCCACCCCAGATTGCCACCTCTACCAGCCTCCTGGCTCCCCAGTCACTTGTGCCACCCCCTGGGTTGCCTGGCTCCAACACCCCAGGAGTTTTGCCTTACTTCCCACCTGGCCTGCCACCTACAGACACCGGGGGAGCCCCTCAGTCTTCCATGTCAGAGTCACCTGATGTCAACCTAGTGACCCAGCAGCTATCTAAGTCACAG GTGGAGGACCCCCTGCCCCCTGTGTTCTCAGGCACACCAAAGGGCAGTGGGGCTGGCTACGGTGTTGGCTTTGACCTGGAGGAATTCTTAAACCAGTCTTTCGACATGGGCGTGGCTGATGGGCCACAGGATGG CCAGTCAGATTCAGCCTCACTCTCAGCCTCCCTGCTTGCTGACTGGCTTGAAGGCCATGGCATGAACCCTGCCGATATTGAGTCCCTGCAGCGTGAGATCCAGATGGACTCCCCAATGCTGCTGGCTGACCTGCCTGACCTCCAGGACCCCTGA
- the MAPK7 gene encoding mitogen-activated protein kinase 7 isoform X4: protein MAEPLKEEDGEDGSAEPPGPVKAEPAHTAASVAAKNLALLKARSFDVTFDVGDEYEIIETIGNGAYGVVSSARRRLTGQQVAIKKIPNAFDVVTNAKRTLRELKILKHFKHDNIIAIKDILRPTVPYGEFKSVYVVLDLMESDLHQIIHSSQPLTLEHVRYFLYQLLRGLKYMHSAQVIHRDLKPSNLLVNENCELKIGDFGMARGLCTSPAEHQYFMTEYVATRWYRAPELMLSLHEYTQAIDLWSVGCIFGEMLARRQLFPGKNYVHQLQLIMMVLGTPSPAVIQAVGAERVRAYIQSLPPRQPVPWETVYPGADRQALSLLGRMLRFEPSARISAAAALRHPFLAKYHDPDDEPDCAPPFDFAFDREALTRERIKEAIVAEIEDFHARREGIRQQIRFQPSLQPVASEPGCPDVEMPSPWAPSGDCAMESPPPAPPPCPGPAPDTIDLTLQPPPPASEPAPPKKEGAISDNTKAALKAALLKSLRSRLRDGPSAPLEASEPRKPVTAQERQREREEKRRRRQERAKEREKRRQERERKERGAGASGGPSTDPLAGLVLSDNDRSLLERWTRMARPPAPAPTSVPAPAPVPTPTPAQPASPPPGPVAQPTGPQPQPQPVGSTSGPVPQPACPPPGPAAHPTGPPRPIPVPAPPQIATSTSLLAPQSLVPPPGLPGSNTPGVLPYFPPGLPPTDTGGAPQSSMSESPDVNLVTQQLSKSQVEDPLPPVFSGTPKGSGAGYGVGFDLEEFLNQSFDMGVADGPQDGQSDSASLSASLLADWLEGHGMNPADIESLQREIQMDSPMLLADLPDLQDP, encoded by the exons ATGGCCGAGCCCCTGAAGGAGGAAGACGGCGAGGACGGCTCTGCGGAACCCCCCGGGCCCGTGAAGGCCGAACCCGCCCACACCGCTGCCTCTGTAGCGGCCAAGAACCTGGCCCTGCTTAAAGCCCGCTCCTTCGATGTGACCTTTGACGTGGGCGACGAGTACGAGATCATCGAGACCATAGGCAACGGGGCCTACGGAGTGGTGTCCTCCGCCCGCCGCCGCCTCACCG GCCAGCAGGTGGCCATCAAGAAGATCCCTAATGCTTTTGATGTGGTGACCAATGCCAAGCGAACCCTCAGGGAGCTGAAGATCCTCAAGCACTTTAAGCACGACAACATCATCGCCATCAAGGACATCCTGAGGCCCACTGTGCCCTATGGCGAATTCAAATCTGT CTACGTGGTCCTGGACCTGATGGAAAGTGACCTGCACCAGATCATCCACTCCTCACAGCCCCTCACACTGGAACACGTGCGCTACTTCCTGTACCAACTGCTGCGGGGCCTGAAGTACATGCACTCGGCTCAGGTCATCCACCGTGACCTCAAGCCCTCCAACCTATTGGTGAATGAGAACTGTGAGCTCAAGATTGGTGACTTTGGTATGGCTCGTGGCCTGTGCACCTCGCCCGCTGAACATCAGTACTTCATGACCGAGTATGTGGCCACGCGCTGGTACCGTGCCCCTGAGCTCATGCTCTCTTTGCATGAGTATACACAGGCTATTGACCTTTGGTCTGTGGGCTGCATCTTTGGTGAGATGCTGGCCCGGCGCCAGCTCTTCCCGGGCAAAAACTATGTACACCAGCTACAGCTCATCATGATGGTGCTGGGTACCCCATCACCAGCCGTAATTCAGGCTGTGGGGGCTGAGAGGGTGCGGGCCTATATCCAGAgcttgccaccacgccagccTGTGCCCTGGGAGACAGTGTACCCAGGTGCCGACCGTCAGGCCCTATCACTCCTGGGTCGCATGCTGCGTTTTGAGCCCAGCGCCCGCATCTCAGCAGCTGCTGCCCTTCGCCACCCTTTCCTGGCCAAGTACCATGATCCTGATGATGAGCCTGACTGTGCCCCGCCCTTTGACTTTGCCTTTGATCGTGAAGCCCTCACTCGGGAGCGCATTAAGGAGGCCATCGTGGCTGAGATTGAGGACTTCCATGCAAGGCGCGAGGGCATCCGCCAGCAGATCCGCTTCCAGCCTTCTCTCCAGCCTGTGGCTAGTGAACCTGGCTGTCCAGATGTTGAAATGCCCAGTCCCTGGGCTCCCAGTGGGGACTGTGCCATGGAGTCTCCCCCACCAGCCCCACCACCGTGCCCTGGCCCTGCACCTGACACCATTGATCTGACCCTGCAGCCACCCCCACCAGCCAGTGAGCCTGCCCCACCGAAGAAAGAGGGTGCCATCTCAGACAACACTAAGGCTGCCCTTAAAGCTGCCCTGCTCAAGTCTTTGAGAAGCCGGCTCAGAG ATGGCCCCAGCGCACCCCTGGAGGCTTCTGAGCCTCGGAAGCCGGTGACAGCCCAGGAGCGCCAGCGGGAGCGGGAGGagaagcggcggcggcggcaagAGCGAGCCAAGGAGCGGGAGAAACGGCGGCAGGAGCGGGAGCGAAAGGAACGGGGGGCCGGGGCCTCTGGGGGCCCCTCCACTGACCCTTTGGCTGGACTAGTGCTCAGCGACAATGACAGAAGCCTTTTGGAACGCTGGACTCGAATGGCCcgacccccagccccagccccgacctctgtgccagcccctgccccagtgCCAACGCCAACCCCAGCCCAACCTGCCAGTCCTCCTCCTGGCCCTGTAGCCCAGCCCACTGGcccacaaccacaaccacaaccTGTGGGCTCCACATCTGGCCCTGTACCCCAGCCTGCCTGCCCACCCCCTGGCCCTGCAGCCCACCCCACCGGCCCTCCTAGGCCCATCCCTGTCCCTGCGCCACCCCAGATTGCCACCTCTACCAGCCTCCTGGCTCCCCAGTCACTTGTGCCACCCCCTGGGTTGCCTGGCTCCAACACCCCAGGAGTTTTGCCTTACTTCCCACCTGGCCTGCCACCTACAGACACCGGGGGAGCCCCTCAGTCTTCCATGTCAGAGTCACCTGATGTCAACCTAGTGACCCAGCAGCTATCTAAGTCACAG GTGGAGGACCCCCTGCCCCCTGTGTTCTCAGGCACACCAAAGGGCAGTGGGGCTGGCTACGGTGTTGGCTTTGACCTGGAGGAATTCTTAAACCAGTCTTTCGACATGGGCGTGGCTGATGGGCCACAGGATGG CCAGTCAGATTCAGCCTCACTCTCAGCCTCCCTGCTTGCTGACTGGCTTGAAGGCCATGGCATGAACCCTGCCGATATTGAGTCCCTGCAGCGTGAGATCCAGATGGACTCCCCAATGCTGCTGGCTGACCTGCCTGACCTCCAGGACCCCTGA
- the MAPK7 gene encoding mitogen-activated protein kinase 7 isoform X3, producing MAEPLKEEDGEDGSAEPPGPVKAEPAHTAASVAAKNLALLKARSFDVTFDVGDEYEIIETIGNGAYGVVSSARRRLTGQQVAIKKIPNAFDVVTNAKRTLRELKILKHFKHDNIIAIKDILRPTVPYGEFKSVPYGVPGYVVLDLMESDLHQIIHSSQPLTLEHVRYFLYQLLRGLKYMHSAQVIHRDLKPSNLLVNENCELKIGDFGMARGLCTSPAEHQYFMTEYVATRWYRAPELMLSLHEYTQAIDLWSVGCIFGEMLARRQLFPGKNYVHQLQLIMMVLGTPSPAVIQAVGAERVRAYIQSLPPRQPVPWETVYPGADRQALSLLGRMLRFEPSARISAAAALRHPFLAKYHDPDDEPDCAPPFDFAFDREALTRERIKEAIVAEIEDFHARREGIRQQIRFQPSLQPVASEPGCPDVEMPSPWAPSGDCAMESPPPAPPPCPGPAPDTIDLTLQPPPPASEPAPPKKEGAISDNTKAALKAALLKSLRSRLRDGPSAPLEASEPRKPVTAQERQREREEKRRRRQERAKEREKRRQERERKERGAGASGGPSTDPLAGLVLSDNDRSLLERWTRMARPPAPAPTSVPAPAPVPTPTPAQPASPPPGPVAQPTGPQPQPQPVGSTSGPVPQPACPPPGPAAHPTGPPRPIPVPAPPQIATSTSLLAPQSLVPPPGLPGSNTPGVLPYFPPGLPPTDTGGAPQSSMSESPDVNLVTQQLSKSQVEDPLPPVFSGTPKGSGAGYGVGFDLEEFLNQSFDMGVADGPQDGQSDSASLSASLLADWLEGHGMNPADIESLQREIQMDSPMLLADLPDLQDP from the exons ATGGCCGAGCCCCTGAAGGAGGAAGACGGCGAGGACGGCTCTGCGGAACCCCCCGGGCCCGTGAAGGCCGAACCCGCCCACACCGCTGCCTCTGTAGCGGCCAAGAACCTGGCCCTGCTTAAAGCCCGCTCCTTCGATGTGACCTTTGACGTGGGCGACGAGTACGAGATCATCGAGACCATAGGCAACGGGGCCTACGGAGTGGTGTCCTCCGCCCGCCGCCGCCTCACCG GCCAGCAGGTGGCCATCAAGAAGATCCCTAATGCTTTTGATGTGGTGACCAATGCCAAGCGAACCCTCAGGGAGCTGAAGATCCTCAAGCACTTTAAGCACGACAACATCATCGCCATCAAGGACATCCTGAGGCCCACTGTGCCCTATGGCGAATTCAAATCTGT CCCCTACGGGGTCCCAGG CTACGTGGTCCTGGACCTGATGGAAAGTGACCTGCACCAGATCATCCACTCCTCACAGCCCCTCACACTGGAACACGTGCGCTACTTCCTGTACCAACTGCTGCGGGGCCTGAAGTACATGCACTCGGCTCAGGTCATCCACCGTGACCTCAAGCCCTCCAACCTATTGGTGAATGAGAACTGTGAGCTCAAGATTGGTGACTTTGGTATGGCTCGTGGCCTGTGCACCTCGCCCGCTGAACATCAGTACTTCATGACCGAGTATGTGGCCACGCGCTGGTACCGTGCCCCTGAGCTCATGCTCTCTTTGCATGAGTATACACAGGCTATTGACCTTTGGTCTGTGGGCTGCATCTTTGGTGAGATGCTGGCCCGGCGCCAGCTCTTCCCGGGCAAAAACTATGTACACCAGCTACAGCTCATCATGATGGTGCTGGGTACCCCATCACCAGCCGTAATTCAGGCTGTGGGGGCTGAGAGGGTGCGGGCCTATATCCAGAgcttgccaccacgccagccTGTGCCCTGGGAGACAGTGTACCCAGGTGCCGACCGTCAGGCCCTATCACTCCTGGGTCGCATGCTGCGTTTTGAGCCCAGCGCCCGCATCTCAGCAGCTGCTGCCCTTCGCCACCCTTTCCTGGCCAAGTACCATGATCCTGATGATGAGCCTGACTGTGCCCCGCCCTTTGACTTTGCCTTTGATCGTGAAGCCCTCACTCGGGAGCGCATTAAGGAGGCCATCGTGGCTGAGATTGAGGACTTCCATGCAAGGCGCGAGGGCATCCGCCAGCAGATCCGCTTCCAGCCTTCTCTCCAGCCTGTGGCTAGTGAACCTGGCTGTCCAGATGTTGAAATGCCCAGTCCCTGGGCTCCCAGTGGGGACTGTGCCATGGAGTCTCCCCCACCAGCCCCACCACCGTGCCCTGGCCCTGCACCTGACACCATTGATCTGACCCTGCAGCCACCCCCACCAGCCAGTGAGCCTGCCCCACCGAAGAAAGAGGGTGCCATCTCAGACAACACTAAGGCTGCCCTTAAAGCTGCCCTGCTCAAGTCTTTGAGAAGCCGGCTCAGAG ATGGCCCCAGCGCACCCCTGGAGGCTTCTGAGCCTCGGAAGCCGGTGACAGCCCAGGAGCGCCAGCGGGAGCGGGAGGagaagcggcggcggcggcaagAGCGAGCCAAGGAGCGGGAGAAACGGCGGCAGGAGCGGGAGCGAAAGGAACGGGGGGCCGGGGCCTCTGGGGGCCCCTCCACTGACCCTTTGGCTGGACTAGTGCTCAGCGACAATGACAGAAGCCTTTTGGAACGCTGGACTCGAATGGCCcgacccccagccccagccccgacctctgtgccagcccctgccccagtgCCAACGCCAACCCCAGCCCAACCTGCCAGTCCTCCTCCTGGCCCTGTAGCCCAGCCCACTGGcccacaaccacaaccacaaccTGTGGGCTCCACATCTGGCCCTGTACCCCAGCCTGCCTGCCCACCCCCTGGCCCTGCAGCCCACCCCACCGGCCCTCCTAGGCCCATCCCTGTCCCTGCGCCACCCCAGATTGCCACCTCTACCAGCCTCCTGGCTCCCCAGTCACTTGTGCCACCCCCTGGGTTGCCTGGCTCCAACACCCCAGGAGTTTTGCCTTACTTCCCACCTGGCCTGCCACCTACAGACACCGGGGGAGCCCCTCAGTCTTCCATGTCAGAGTCACCTGATGTCAACCTAGTGACCCAGCAGCTATCTAAGTCACAG GTGGAGGACCCCCTGCCCCCTGTGTTCTCAGGCACACCAAAGGGCAGTGGGGCTGGCTACGGTGTTGGCTTTGACCTGGAGGAATTCTTAAACCAGTCTTTCGACATGGGCGTGGCTGATGGGCCACAGGATGG CCAGTCAGATTCAGCCTCACTCTCAGCCTCCCTGCTTGCTGACTGGCTTGAAGGCCATGGCATGAACCCTGCCGATATTGAGTCCCTGCAGCGTGAGATCCAGATGGACTCCCCAATGCTGCTGGCTGACCTGCCTGACCTCCAGGACCCCTGA